The genomic interval GGGCCACCGGCGGCATGGACGCCTTCGACGGCGCCGTGGAGGCCGGGGTCAGCCGCGAGCTCACCGAGGCGCTGATCGCCCTCGTCCGCGGGACGGAAGGCGCGCGGATCGCCGTCGAGTGGGCACCCGCCGCCGGGGTCCCCGCAGGGTGCGCGGCGTCCTCGGAGGCCGTCGAGTTCTCGCCCGGCGACCTGTCCGTGCTGCGCGAGGCCGGGGCCCGCTTCCTGCGCGAGGAGCCCTCCGTCGCGGTGCGGCTCACCGGGACGGTGGTGCGGATGCGCAGGTCGGGGCCGCGCGGGGACGGGTCGGTACGGCTGCGGGTGCTCGCCGGCGCCGAGATCCCGCACGTCCGGCTGACCCTGGACGAGGAGGCGTACCGCATCGCCGGGCACGCCCACCTGGTCGGGCTCCCGGTCCGGGTGCACGGCAGGCTGGAGAGCCGCGGCGGCTTCCGCAGGCTCACCGGGGCCACGGGCGTCGTGCCCGTGCAGGTCGACGAGGCCGAGCGGGACCGGCTGATGAAGTCCCTCCAGGAGAATCTCGACTTCTTCGAGGAGGCCTGCGAAGGGTCGGGCGAGGAGCCCTTCGAGGAGTCCCGCGCTGGGGACTGATTTCGCGCTGGTGGGTGCCGGGTCGGTACGATCCCCTATTGCGCGCGCTCCCGGTATGGCGCCGCACCCACCTTCAGTCAGGAGAGACCGGTGTCAGACGTCCGTGTGATCATCCATCGCGATTCCGAGCGGGAAGAGCGCGTGGTGACGACGGGCACTACGGCCGCCGAGCTCTTCGCCGGCGAGCGCTCGATCGTCGCCGCGCGCGTGGGAGGCGAGCTCAAGGACCTCGCGTACGTCCTGTCCGAGGGCGAGGAGGTCGAGGGCGTCGAGATCTCCTCCGAGGACGGTCTCAACATCCTGCGCCACTCCACCGCGCACGTGATGGCGCAGGCCGTGCAGGAGCTCTTCCCCGAGGCCAAGCTGGGCATCGGCCCGCCGGTCAAGGACGGCTTCTACTACGACTTCGACGTCGAGAAGCCGTTCACGCCCGAGGATCTCAAGGCCATCGAGAAGAAGATGCAGGAGATCCAGAAGCGGGGACAGAAGTTCTCCCGCCGCGTGGTGACCGACGAGGCGGCTCGCGAGGAGCTGTCGGACGAGCCGTACAAGCTCGAACTGATCGGCCTCAAGGGCTCGGCCTCCTCGGACGACGGCGCGGACGTCGAGGTCGGCTCCGGTGAGCTGACCATCTACGACAACCTCGACGCCAAGACCGGCGACCTGTGCTGGAAGGACCTCTGCCGCGGCCCCCACCTGCCGTCGACCCGCGCGATTCCGGCCTTCAAGTTGATGCGCAACGCGGCCGCCTACTGGCGCGGCAGCGAGAAGAACCCGATGCTCCAGCGCATCTACGGCACCGCGTGGCCGACCAAGGACGAGCTGAAGGCGCACCTCGACTTCCTCGCCGAGGCCGAGAAGCGCGACCACCGCAAGCTGGGCTCCGAGCTCGACCTGTTCTCCATCCCGGAGCAGATCGGCTCCGGACTCGCCGTCTTCCACCCCAAGGGCGGCATCATCCGCCGGGTGATGGAGGACTACTCGCGCCGCCGCCACGAGGAGGAGGGCTACGAGTTCGTCTACACCCCGCACGCGACGAAGGGGAAGCTCTTCGAGCAGTCCGGGCACCTGGACTGGTACGCCGACGGCATGTACCCGCCCATGCAGCTCGACGAGGGCGTGGACTACTACCTCAAGCCCATGAACTGCCCGATGCACAACCTGATCTTCGATGCGCGCGGCCGCTCCTACCGCGAACTGCCGCTGCGCCTCTTCGAGTTCGGGACCGTGTACCGGTACGAGAAGTCGGGCGTCGTGCACGGCCTCACGCGTGCGCGTGGCTTCACGCAGGACGACGCGCACATCTACTGCACCCGTGAGCAGATGTCGGAGGAGCTCGACAAGACGCTCACCTTCGTCCTCGGCCTGCTGCGCGACTACGGCCTGACCGACTTCTACCTGGAGCTGTCCACCAAGGACCCGGAGAAGTTCGTCGGCTCGGACGAGGTCTGGGAAGAGGCCACGGAGACGCTGCGCCAGGTCGCCGAGAAGCAGGGCCTGCCGCTCGTGCCCGACCCCGGTGGCGCCGCCTTCTACGGCCCGAAGATCTCCGTCCAGACCAAGGACGCCATCGGCCGTACCTGGCAGATGTCCACGATCCAGCTGGACTTCAACCTGCCGGAGCGCTTCGAGCTGGAGTACACCTCGCCCGACGGCTCCAAGCAGCGTCCGGTCATGATCCACCGCGCGCTGTTCGGTTCCATCGAGCGGTTCTTCGCGGTGCTCCTGGAGCACTACGCGGGCGCCTTCCCGGCGTGGCTGGCCCCGGTCCAGGCGCTCGGCATCCCGATCGGCGACGCGCACGTCGAGTACCTGGAGAAGTTCGCGGCCGCGGCCAAGAAGCAGGGCCTGCGCGTCGAGGTCGACTCCTCGTCCGACCGCATGCAGAAGAAGATCCGCAACGCCCAGAAGCAGAAGGTGCCCTTCATGGTCATCGCGGGCGACGAGGACATGGCGGGCGGCTCGGTCTCCTTCCGCTACCGCGACGGCTCGCAGGAGAACGGCATCCCGTTCGACGAGGCCATCGCGAAGATCGCGAAGGTCGTGGAGGAGCGGGCGCAGGTCTGATGCCCGTACGGCGGGGCCCTCGGGGAGTTCAGCTTCCCGGGGGCCTTTCGTCGTCCTCCCGCGAGAACACCTGGAGCAGCCAGGAGGCGAAGGTGCCGGTCACCGCGGCGAGCAGGGCCATCCCGATCATCATCACGCCGACCGCGATCAGACGCCCCAGTGGGGTGACCGGGGTGACGTCGCCGTAGCCGACGGTGGTCAGGGTGGCGCAGGCCCACCAGACGGCGTCGCCGAAGGTGGGCATGGTGGTGCCGGGGGCGTCGCGCTCCTGCTGGTACACGGCGAGGGCACCGGCGAAGCCCAGCAGCAGGGTCGAGAGACCGGAGTACGCGATCACGCGCGCGTGCAGGGCGAGTCGGGGTTCGCCGCGGCGGCGCAGGACGGCCTCGTACACCTTCACGACCCTGAGCGGCCGCAGCAGTGGCAGGAGCAGGACCACGGTGTCCAGCACGTGCTTCCGTACGAAGTGCAGCCGCTGCCCGCTGAGACGCCAGCGCACCGCGTAGTCGACGGCGAACAGTGCCCAGGCGGCCAGCGTCACCGCCAGGCAGAGGTCGAGTGCGGCTTCCGGGAGACCGCGGGCCAGGACCCGGAGCGCGTAGCCGGCGAGGAAGACCAGGGAGGCGACGGCGAGGGGGATCTCGGCGTGCTGCTCCCAGCGGGCCTGGCGGTGGGCGGCCTCGGGGCTGCGGTGGGTTCCGGAGGTGTTCGTGGTGTGGGTGCGGCGGTGGGTGGGGCCGGCGCGGGGCGGACGGCCCGGTGTGTCGTGGGTCTCGTCATCCGGGGTGCTGTGGATGTCGGCTTCGTGGGTGTCGCGGGCCTCGTCGCCTGCTGGGCCGTGGCCTTCTCGCTTGCCGGGGGCGTGGGGTTCGGGAGCGTTGTGGTCGGAGGGCTGCCGCGGGTGTGTGTCCGAGCCCTGAGGTTGGTGCGCGTCTGTGCCGTCGGGTTCGTGCCCGTCGTTGCCGTCGCTCTCAGGAGCGTGGTTGCCGGAGGACTGCCGCGGGTCGTTGCGCTGAGGCTCGTGCGCGTCCGAGTCCTGAGCCTGGTGCGCGTCGGTGTCCTGAGGCTGGCGCGCGCCTGTGCCGTCGGGTTCGTGCCGGTTGCGGCTGGGGCGGGTGCGGTTGTCTTCGGCTCCCTGCCCGTCGCTGTCCGGGCGCGCGTCAGTGTGGTCGGTTCCCTGTTCGTTGCCACCGCGGCGGGTGCGGTTGTCTTCGGCTCCCTGCCGGTTGCCGCCGGGGCGCGCGTCGGTGTCGTCGGTCCCCCGTTCGTTGCCGGAGGGGCGGGTGCGGTTGTCGTCGGCTCCCTGCCGGTTGCCGCCGGGGCGATCGTCGGTGTCGTCGGTTCCCTGTTCGTTGCCACCGGGGCGCGTGCGGCTGTCGTCGGCTCGCTGGCCGTCGCTGTCCGGGCGCGTGCCGCTGTCGTCGGCTCCCTGCCTGTCGCCGCCGGGGCGTGTGCCGCTGTCGTCGTCCACCCGCCCAGCTTGGCCCGGGCTGCTTTTCCCACAACCCCGCCGACACGGCGCGAACGGGCGAAGTCATATGCTGCTTTGCATGACGAGTGAGCCGGAGCAGCAGTTGGGAGTGGGGACGCAGGACGCGTTCCAGCGTCTGTGGACACCCCACCGGATGGCCTACATCCAGGGCGAGAACAAGCCGACCGGCCCGGGTGCCGACGACGGCTGCCCCTTCTGCTCGATTCCGGCCAAGTCCGACGAGGACGGTCTGGTCGTCCGGCGTGGCCGGCTGGTGTACGCGGTGCTCAACCTCTACCCCTACACCGGCGGCCATCTCATGGTCGTGCCCTACCGTCATGTGGCCGACTACACCGACCTCACCGAGCCGGAGACCGCTGAGCTGGCAGCGCTGACCAAGCAGGCGATGACGGCCCTGCGGGCGGCCTCCGGGGCGCACGGCTTCAACATCGGCATGAACCAGGGGACGGTCGCCGGCGCCGGTATCGCCGCCCACCTCCATCAGCACATCGTCCCGCGCTGGGGCGGCGACACGAACTTCATGCCGGTCGTCGGCCACACGAAGGTGCTGCCGCAGCTCCTTGGCGACACCCGCAAGATGCTGGCGGAGGCCTGGCCGAGCGAGTGAGGCAGGGGGCCGGCCATTCCGGCCCCCACCCCTACGCGTCACCCCTACGCGTCGTAGACGTCCGCCTTCCGGGGCGACACCTCCTGCACCTGCGTGCTCAGGAAGCCCGCCCGCGTGCCGAACTTCTCGGTGTCCACGCCGTTCTCCCGGAGGACCCGGATCGCCGCCGAGTGCACGACCCTCAGTACCGGGGTCGCGGCGCGCAGCGCGTCGTCGGCCATGAAGCGGTGCCGCCACGGCTTGTCCGCCCAGGCGTGCCGCAGACCGAACGGCTCGGGCAGGGCGAGCGAGCCGCCGAGCCAGTTCAGCAGCGGCGGATACCGGGTCAGGGGCGCCCGCGCGGTGAGGCGGACCACCTCGTCCGTGTCGACCAGCGGAAGTTTGATCTTCTTGGTCTCCCAGAACTTGACCTGCTTGGCGACTTCCTTCTCCTTGGCCGCCGGCTTCGAGGTGAACAGGCCGTGCACCGGCCCCAGTGCGTGCCCGGTGACCTCGATGCGCAGCGTCTCGTGCAGCACGGTCACCGTGATCAGCATGGTGAGGACCAGCTGCCCCTCCCAGAGGGTCCACTGGACGCCCAGGTAGTGCCGGTCGCCGCCGCCGAACTGCTGCTTGTTGCAGATGTCCTGTATCGCGTGGGTCTTGACCTGGTACGCGTCCACGTCCGTGCCTCCGGGCCGGGACACCTCCTTCGAGCCCTCCGCGATCGGGGTGACGACCCAGTGGCGTACGGACGGCTTCGGGAAGCCGCCTGTGTTGATCGTGTTGCGTTCCAGCATGCGGAGTTGGTCGTGGATGGAACGGATGACGTCCCAGCTGCGGAAGGGGTGGATCTCCCGGGTGGGGTCGGCGGACACCAGGTCCTCCGCGAGCTGCCAGCTGCCCCACCGGGTGCCCATGCCGAGTATGCCCTTGGGACCGGCGTAGAAGACCGAGTTGGACTGCTGCTCGGCGCTGAGCGTGGCCAAGGACTGGCGCAGTTGCTCGGCCGCTGTCTCGCCGGGGTTGCTCGGCACCGCCTCGGGCACCTTGGCGCCCACGCTGCTGCCGGCCAGCAGACTGGCCCAGCGGTCCCGCAGATCCCTGGCGGTGCGCTCGCAGATCTGCTTGGCCCAGAACCAGCCGACCACGGGCAGGACGACGCACGCGCGTGCGTACAGACCCCAGAATCCGCTGAACGGCATCTTGAGGAGGAAGAGCACGGCGAGGGCGCCCATCGCGACGAGCAGCGCGGTGGCGAGCGCGCCCGCCTGCTTGTTGTCCTCACGCTTGGCGATGTTGGTGCGCAGCGTGAAGACCAGCAGCCAGACGAGGAGCCCCGGCAGGAAGAGCACCCCGCACAGCACCATCACGGCGGTCAGCCAGTTGTCCCGGTCCCGGCGGATGTTGTTCGCAGCGAGACAGTGCTCGACCACGACCTGCGGCTCGGCTCCGAAGGACTGGATGAGCGGCTTGCGGCCCGCGCCGAGCATGCGGGTGACCACGGCCGTGGAGAACGCCTCGCCCAGGTTGGGGCGGAAGATCTTCGCCCACTTGCGGCCGCCCTTGACGGCCGACTCGTGCCACTCGTTGTTGGCCTTGAGGATCTCCTCCACCGGACTGTCCCGATAGGCCGCCGAGGCCAGGGCGAACGTCGCCGTCTGCGCCTCGTCGCCCGTGCGCGGCACCTGCGGACCGAAGATGTCCGCGTAACCGCCGTCAACGGTCATTCCCGCCCCCGATCGCCGCCGGACTCACCCACTGCGGCCTTCCCGACTTCCGTGCTTCGCACACCTGTTGATCAGGTCATCAGCGTATCGGTACGCGCTGACAATAATCGGCGGACGGCCGAAGCCGCCCGCCGATTCGGAGGGGAGCGTTCCACAAACGTCACCCGAGGGGCTCCGGACGTCACTTGTGCGGTGTCCGGACCCAACTACGAGGCGGCACGCGCCTCTTCACGGATCCTCTCGGCGATCTGCGGCGGCATGGGCTCGTGGCGGGCATAGGAGCGGCTGAAGCGCGCGGTGCCGTGCGACAGGGACCTGAGGTCCACCGCGTACCGCCCGATCTCGATCTCGGGCACCTCGGCCTTGATGAGCGTGCGACCGCCGTTGGTCTGCTCGGTGCCGAGCACCCGGCCGCGCCGCCCGGACAGGTCGCTCATCACGGCGCCCACGTAGTCGTCGCCGACCAGCACGGACACCTCGGAGACCGGCTCCAGCAGATGGATCCTCGCCTCCGCCGCCGCCTCCCTGAGTGCCAGTGCCCCGGCCGTCTGGAACGCGGCGTCCGAGGAGTCCACGGAGTGCGCCTTGCCGTCCAGCAGCGTCACGCGGACGTCGATGAGCTGGTGGCCGGTGGCCACTCCCTTGGCCGCCTGCGCCCGTACGCCCTTCTCGACGGACGGGATGAACTGCCGCGGCACGGCACCGCCGACGACCTTGTCCACGAACTCGATGCCCGAGCCGCCGGGCAGCGGCTCCACCTCGATCTCGCAGATGGCGTACTGCCCGTGGCCGCCGGACTGCTTCACATGCCGCCCGCGCCCGGCCGACTTGTCCGCGAACGTCTCCCGCAGGGACACCCGGTGCGGTACGACGTCCACCTGCACGCCGTAGCGGCTGCGCAGCCGTTCGAGCGCCACGTCGGCGTGCGCCTCGCCCAGGCACCACAGGACGACCTGGTGGGTGTCCTGGTTCTGTTCGAGCCGCATGGTCGGATCCTCGGCGACCAGTCGGGCGAGGCCCTGCGAGAGCTTGTCCTCGTCCGCCTTGCTGTGCGCCTGGATGGCGAGCGGCAACAGCGGGTCCGGCATCTCCCACGGCTCCATGAGCAGCGGGTCGTCCTTGGCCGAGAGGGTGTCGCCGGTCTCCGCGCGGCTGAGTTTGGCCACGCACGCGAGGTCGCCCGCGATGCAGTGCGAGAGCTGGCGCTGCTGCTTGCCGAAGGGGGCGGACAGGGCACCGATGCGCTCGTCGACGTCGTGGTCCTCGTGCCCGCGGTCGGCGAGCCCGTGCCCGGAGACATGGACCGTCTCGTCGGGGCGCAAGGTGCCCGAGAAGACCCGCACCAGCGAGATCCGGCCGACATAGGGATCGGACGCCGTCTTCACGACCTCCGCGACCAGCGGCCCCTCGGTGTCGCACGCCTTGATCTCGCGCGGCTTGCCGTCGATGGTCGTGACGCCCGGCGTGGGGTGCTCGAACGGTGTCGGGAACCCGCCTGTGATCAGCTCCATCAGCTCGACCGTGCCGAGCCCCTGCCGGGCACCGTCGGCCGCGGGGGCGGCCGCCAGGACCGGATGGAACACCCCGCGCGCGACGGCCCGCTCCAGGTCCTCCACGAGCGTCTTGAAGTCGATCTCCTCGCCGCCCAGATAGCGGTCCATGAGGGTCTCGTCCTCGCTCTCCGAGATGATCCCCTCGATCAGCCGGTTGCGGGCCTCCTCGATCCCCGGCAGCAGGTCCTCGCCCGGCTCGGACTCCTTGCGCTCCCCGGACGAGTAGTCGAACAGCTTCTGCGACAGCAGTCCGGTCAGGCCGGTCACGGGCGCGTGCCCGTCGGGCCCCTGCGGCCCGCGCAGCGGCAGATAGAGCGGGAGCACGGCGTCGGGGTCGTCGCCGCCGAAGGTCTCCGCGCAGATCCGCGTCATCTCCTCGAAGTCCGCCCGCGCGGCCTCCAGATGCGTGATCACAATCGCGCGGGGCATCCCGACGGCCGCGCACTCCTCCCACACCATCCGCGTGGAGCCGTCCACCCCGTCCGAGGCCGAGACGACGAAAAGGGCCGCGTCAGCCGCTCGCAGACCGGCCCTGAGTTCTCCGACGAAGTCGGCGTATCCGGGGGTGTCCAGAAGGTTGATCTTGTACCCGTCCCATTCGACGGGCACCAGGGAGAGCTGTACCGAGCGTTGCTGCCGGTGCTCGATCTCGTCGTAGTCCGAGACGGTGCCGCCGTCCTCCACGCGGCCCGCCCGGTTCACTGCCCCCGCGGTGAGTGCGAGAGCTTCCACCAATGTCGTCTTGCCCGATCCGGAGTGGCCGACCAGCACCACATTCCGTACGGACGCGGGGTGGTCGGCCGCTGTTGCCCTGCCGGCGGCTCCGGGGTGTGCGTTCGCCTTGTCGCCCATGGCCTTGCCTCCCGTGCACGGTGAGGTCTCTGTGGGCGCGGACATGCGGACCCGCGTGCGGTGCGGCTCCGGTGACGCCCGCGGTCCTTCGAGCTTTCCACTCTCGTCACGGTGCGTCCATACGACGGACGCGATCGCGCCGTGACCTGGACGCGTCGAGCCCGTGACACGGGGTCCGGGTGCCCGGCCGTCGCCCACGCGCGCGCGTGGCTACGATGGGCCAGCCGGTGGCCAGCAGGGGCCGCGCGGCCACACCGACCCTCGGGAAGGCCATGCTGAACAAGTACGCGCGTGCTTTCTTCACGCGTGTTCTCACGCCGTTCGCCTCGTTCCTGATCAGAAGGGGCGTCAGCCCCGACACGGTCACCCTCCTCGGCACTGCCGGAGTGGTCGCGGGCGCGCTGGTCTTCTATCCCATGGGCGAGTTCTTCTGGGGCACGGTCGTGATCACGCTGTTCGTGTTCTCCGACCTCGTCGACGGCAACATGGCCCGTCAGCTCGGCCGCTCCAGCCGCTGGGGGGCCTTCCTGGACTCCACGCTCGACCGGGTCGCGGACGGCGCGATCTTCGGCGGCTTCGCCCTCTGGTACGCGGGCGGGGGCGACGACATCGCCCTGTGCGCGGTCTCCATCTTCTGCCTGGCCAGCGGTCAGGTGGTGTCGTACACGAAGGCCCGTGGCGAGTCGATCGGGCTGCCGGTCGCCGTCAACGGCCTCGTCGAGCGCGCCGAGCGGCTGGTGATCGCCCTGACCCTGGCGGGCCTCGCGGGCCTGCACAAGTTCGGCGTGCCGGGCATCCAGTACCTGCTGCCGATCGCCCTGTGGGTCGTGGCCGTCGGCAGCCTGATCACGCTGATCCAGCGGGTCGTCACGGTCCGCCGGGAGTCCGCTGAGGCCGAGCAGGCCGCGGAGGCCGTGCAGGCTGCGGACGAGCCCTCCGCGGACGAGCCCTCCGCCACCGGTCCGGCGGCCGGGGAGTCCCGGGAGCAGGGGAGCGAGGCCGCGAAGTGAGCGCCCAGGACCGGCTGACGGACTCGCTGTACGGCCTCGGCTGGGGCGTGGTGAAGAAGCTCCCCGAGCCGGTCGCGGTGCGCCTCGGCCGGAGCATCGCCGACCTGGCCTGGAAGCAGCGCGGCAAGGGTGTGCTGCGGCTGGAGAGCAACTACGCGCGCGTGGTGCCCGACGCGAGCCCCGAGCGCCTCGCCGAGCTCTCGCGCGCGGGCATGCGGTCGTATCTGCGCTACTGGATGGAGTCCTTCCGGCTGCCCGCCTGGAGCAAGGACCGCATCAAGGCCGGCTTCGACCCCAAGGGCCTCCACCACCTCACCGACGGACTCGCCGCAGGCAAGGGCGTCATCCTCGCGCTGCCGCACATGGCCAACTGGGATCTCGCCGGCGCCTGGGTCACCACCAAGCTGGAGACGCCGTTCACCACGGTCGCCGAACGGCTCAAGCCGGAGACTCTGTACGACCGTTTCGTCGCCTATCGCGAGGGCCTGGGCATGGAGGTGCTCCCGCACAGCGGCGGCAGCGCCTTCGGCACGCTGGCCCGACGGCTGCGGGACGGCGGTCTGGTCTGCCTGGTCGCCGAGCGCGACCTGTCCTCCTCCGGGGTCGAGGTGCGGTTCTTCGGCGAGGCGACCCGCATCCCCGCGGGCCCGGCCCTGCTGGCCCAGCAGACAGGCGCGCTGCTGCTGCCGGTGACACTCTGGTACGACGACTCGCCCGTCATGCGGGGAAGGGTGCATCCCCCGGTCGGGGTGCCCGAGACAGGTACGCGGGCCGAAAAGACGTCTGTCATGGCACAGGCGCTGGCCGATGCCTTCGCCACAGGGATCGCCGACCATCCGGAGGACTGGCACATGCTGCAGCGTTTGTGGCTGAAGGACCTCGAACCACGAGCCTCGGACGGGGCCCGCCCGTGAGAATCGGCATCGTCTGCCCGTACTCCTGGGACGTGCCGGGTGGCGTCCAGTTCCACATCCGCGATCTCGCCGAGTACTTCATCCGTCTCGGCCACGAGGTGTCCGTCCTCGCCCCGGCCGACGACGACACCCCGCTGCCGCCGTACGTCGTCTCGGCCGG from Streptomyces sp. CC0208 carries:
- a CDS encoding HIT domain-containing protein, which gives rise to MTSEPEQQLGVGTQDAFQRLWTPHRMAYIQGENKPTGPGADDGCPFCSIPAKSDEDGLVVRRGRLVYAVLNLYPYTGGHLMVVPYRHVADYTDLTEPETAELAALTKQAMTALRAASGAHGFNIGMNQGTVAGAGIAAHLHQHIVPRWGGDTNFMPVVGHTKVLPQLLGDTRKMLAEAWPSE
- a CDS encoding phosphatidylinositol mannoside acyltransferase → MSAQDRLTDSLYGLGWGVVKKLPEPVAVRLGRSIADLAWKQRGKGVLRLESNYARVVPDASPERLAELSRAGMRSYLRYWMESFRLPAWSKDRIKAGFDPKGLHHLTDGLAAGKGVILALPHMANWDLAGAWVTTKLETPFTTVAERLKPETLYDRFVAYREGLGMEVLPHSGGSAFGTLARRLRDGGLVCLVAERDLSSSGVEVRFFGEATRIPAGPALLAQQTGALLLPVTLWYDDSPVMRGRVHPPVGVPETGTRAEKTSVMAQALADAFATGIADHPEDWHMLQRLWLKDLEPRASDGARP
- a CDS encoding elongation factor G-like protein EF-G2 translates to MGDKANAHPGAAGRATAADHPASVRNVVLVGHSGSGKTTLVEALALTAGAVNRAGRVEDGGTVSDYDEIEHRQQRSVQLSLVPVEWDGYKINLLDTPGYADFVGELRAGLRAADAALFVVSASDGVDGSTRMVWEECAAVGMPRAIVITHLEAARADFEEMTRICAETFGGDDPDAVLPLYLPLRGPQGPDGHAPVTGLTGLLSQKLFDYSSGERKESEPGEDLLPGIEEARNRLIEGIISESEDETLMDRYLGGEEIDFKTLVEDLERAVARGVFHPVLAAAPAADGARQGLGTVELMELITGGFPTPFEHPTPGVTTIDGKPREIKACDTEGPLVAEVVKTASDPYVGRISLVRVFSGTLRPDETVHVSGHGLADRGHEDHDVDERIGALSAPFGKQQRQLSHCIAGDLACVAKLSRAETGDTLSAKDDPLLMEPWEMPDPLLPLAIQAHSKADEDKLSQGLARLVAEDPTMRLEQNQDTHQVVLWCLGEAHADVALERLRSRYGVQVDVVPHRVSLRETFADKSAGRGRHVKQSGGHGQYAICEIEVEPLPGGSGIEFVDKVVGGAVPRQFIPSVEKGVRAQAAKGVATGHQLIDVRVTLLDGKAHSVDSSDAAFQTAGALALREAAAEARIHLLEPVSEVSVLVGDDYVGAVMSDLSGRRGRVLGTEQTNGGRTLIKAEVPEIEIGRYAVDLRSLSHGTARFSRSYARHEPMPPQIAERIREEARAAS
- the pgsA gene encoding phosphatidylinositol phosphate synthase encodes the protein MGQPVASRGRAATPTLGKAMLNKYARAFFTRVLTPFASFLIRRGVSPDTVTLLGTAGVVAGALVFYPMGEFFWGTVVITLFVFSDLVDGNMARQLGRSSRWGAFLDSTLDRVADGAIFGGFALWYAGGGDDIALCAVSIFCLASGQVVSYTKARGESIGLPVAVNGLVERAERLVIALTLAGLAGLHKFGVPGIQYLLPIALWVVAVGSLITLIQRVVTVRRESAEAEQAAEAVQAADEPSADEPSATGPAAGESREQGSEAAK
- a CDS encoding potassium channel family protein; translated protein: MPLAVASLVFLAGYALRVLARGLPEAALDLCLAVTLAAWALFAVDYAVRWRLSGQRLHFVRKHVLDTVVLLLPLLRPLRVVKVYEAVLRRRGEPRLALHARVIAYSGLSTLLLGFAGALAVYQQERDAPGTTMPTFGDAVWWACATLTTVGYGDVTPVTPLGRLIAVGVMMIGMALLAAVTGTFASWLLQVFSREDDERPPGS
- the thrS gene encoding threonine--tRNA ligase, which translates into the protein MSDVRVIIHRDSEREERVVTTGTTAAELFAGERSIVAARVGGELKDLAYVLSEGEEVEGVEISSEDGLNILRHSTAHVMAQAVQELFPEAKLGIGPPVKDGFYYDFDVEKPFTPEDLKAIEKKMQEIQKRGQKFSRRVVTDEAAREELSDEPYKLELIGLKGSASSDDGADVEVGSGELTIYDNLDAKTGDLCWKDLCRGPHLPSTRAIPAFKLMRNAAAYWRGSEKNPMLQRIYGTAWPTKDELKAHLDFLAEAEKRDHRKLGSELDLFSIPEQIGSGLAVFHPKGGIIRRVMEDYSRRRHEEEGYEFVYTPHATKGKLFEQSGHLDWYADGMYPPMQLDEGVDYYLKPMNCPMHNLIFDARGRSYRELPLRLFEFGTVYRYEKSGVVHGLTRARGFTQDDAHIYCTREQMSEELDKTLTFVLGLLRDYGLTDFYLELSTKDPEKFVGSDEVWEEATETLRQVAEKQGLPLVPDPGGAAFYGPKISVQTKDAIGRTWQMSTIQLDFNLPERFELEYTSPDGSKQRPVMIHRALFGSIERFFAVLLEHYAGAFPAWLAPVQALGIPIGDAHVEYLEKFAAAAKKQGLRVEVDSSSDRMQKKIRNAQKQKVPFMVIAGDEDMAGGSVSFRYRDGSQENGIPFDEAIAKIAKVVEERAQV